The DNA sequence CTGAAAGTCAGCAACTAATATGTTTTGTGATGCCAAACTGATATTAATGAATCAATGAACTTATATGGTTCACTATTCTTATTTTGATGTGGCTCTCATTTGGTCACATACATATGTGTAATAATCTTGATTGAATGTGTTTTGAAGGGATGTGATGCATCGATACTTTTGGACAGCGCTGGAGGCTTAACCAGTGAGAAAAACTCAATCCCAAACAGGAATTCGGTTCGTGGATTCGATGTGATTGATGAGATCAAATCAGCCCTCGAGAAAGCCTGCCCTCGAACCGTTTCATGTGCAGATATTTTGGCTGTCGTAGCTAGAGACTCCACCGTTCTAGTGAGTAAAAATGTGGTCTAGACCGGCCATGTGCTGATATTATATACTCACTAACGAAATACGAGATGTAACATGAAAATGTAACACGTGCAGGCTGGTGGACCGAGCTGGGTGGTTCCGTTGGGGAGAAGGGACTCGAGAGATGCAAGTTTGAGTGGTTCGAACAACAACATCCCAGCTCCAAACAACACCTTCCAAACAATCCTCACCAAATTCAAGCTAAAAGGATTGAACATTGTTGATCTTGTAGCATTATCCGGTAAACTTTATACGTTCAGTGCAATTATTAAGTATTTATTCTctcaaattaatactactatgtttTGGATCGGAAACACATAACCTTAACTCTACGATGATAAACCGAGACAAAGAGCTAGCATAATAGAAACCTAAAGCGGAAGCGTACCAGAATCCATGTGGAATTATAtcttatatagaaaataagaaagttTGTTTTCAATTCGGTTCCTcaacaaactaaaaatcacAATATGACATCTACACTGTTAGTCTATATATGACATTTAATAATTTGGCGTCacacacattaaattagtcatgcGGTAGTTCTAACACGATGGTATATGCAGGAAGCCACACCATAGGGAATGCAAGGTGCACAAGCTTCAGGCAGAGGCTGTACAACCAGACAGGGAAGGGGAAGCCGGATTCGAGCTTGGATCGGTCGTACGCAGCCCAGCTGCGCACGAGGTGCCCGCAGTCGGGGGGCGACCAGAACCTCTTCTTCCTCGACTTTGTATCTCCGACAAGCTTCGACAACAGCTACTTCAAGAATCTGCTGAGCTTCAAGGGGCTGTTGAGCTCGGATCAAGTGCTGGTGACCAAGAGTGAAGAATCGCTGGAGCTGGTGAAGAGATATGCGGAGAGCGAGGAACTCTTCTTCGACCAGTTTGCAAAGTCGATGGTGAAAATGGGGAACATTTCGCCATTGACGGGCCGCAGAGGAGAGATCAGGACCAACTGCAGGAAGATGTCTTCTTCATAATCAAGATTCAACTAAGTTGTTGCTGTGTTTTTCAACTTTGCTTTCCATTAATTATTGCCCTTTTCCTACGTTGATATGTTCTATATTTGTCAGTAAATTTATAATACTTTGATCTTTTTCATGTATTGTTGTGTACTTGTGTACAATCCACATTTTTCAgtcaaatttatgtttatgcaTTGGCTAATTtcataaatagtttatttcatgggtatatatttgattattttacatttcttagTAGGGGCTTAAACGGTTCTCAGttaaccggaaccgaccgaTTATTAATTGAGGAACCGGGAACCGGGAACCGAACCCAGGTTCCGAACCCAGGTTCCGGTTCCATCTTTTTGTATAAAACCGGTTCCGGTTAGGAACCGGTCAATTCCGGTTCCTAACCAAGAACCGGattacaattcaattttttaaataatttaatatactaataaatctaacttaattgaattaatattgaattacaataaaataatttgaaacattgagtgaGATACTGTTTtctgaagtatttaaaatatttaaaccgTGATACTttaaatctataattatttcccctatccattttttatgaactaactTCTATGAGTAGAACATCgtaagtttgtttttaatttccaaaagaactataaaaatacaatatcatttcatatgatagaaatgtaactttacaataaatttatgtaatataCGATTTTAACTTGTTTGTGCATGATTTATTAACTATTCCgtattaaatgaaaaagtcacaacaagatcaattagtattggaaattctatcgaatatttatttagcaaaaaaaagggaaatggaattcaatttttaaaaaatgctaaattttagaactctttattttataaaagaattgcCAACATAAACTAGTCCAACCTACTACACTTAGCATCCTCTTACCCAttaatgaatattattgtattgttggtttgcatttttttttatttgaattttttggtattatttgttatattttcaaatgtttgattattattttattggtattgaattatttaaaattataaaacaaattcggattaaaattatacattggttccggttccgaaccggaatcGACCGGTTTTTAACTGGCCGGTTCCGATTCCGATTCTaagatttatgaaaatttaaaaccggtTAATCGGCCAACTGGTCcggttagaaccggaaccggacgAATAAGCAGGCCTATTTATTAGCTTACTTATAGTTTCGCAAGactaatttcataaatagtttatatattgatttattttaacataatacaattttgtatttttattttacattatttgagatttaatttatttttcacttaattttaatttcatttggcAATAAATATTCCACGtaaaatttttctatttatccTACTCAACA is a window from the Salvia hispanica cultivar TCC Black 2014 chromosome 1, UniMelb_Shisp_WGS_1.0, whole genome shotgun sequence genome containing:
- the LOC125195027 gene encoding peroxidase 72-like; its protein translation is MANSINMLLIITTFVAIAPLCLCHSTNGGYLYPQFYDRTCPQALHIVKSIVAKAVAKEPRMAASLLRLHFHDCFVKGCDASILLDSAGGLTSEKNSIPNRNSVRGFDVIDEIKSALEKACPRTVSCADILAVVARDSTVLAGGPSWVVPLGRRDSRDASLSGSNNNIPAPNNTFQTILTKFKLKGLNIVDLVALSGSHTIGNARCTSFRQRLYNQTGKGKPDSSLDRSYAAQLRTRCPQSGGDQNLFFLDFVSPTSFDNSYFKNLLSFKGLLSSDQVLVTKSEESLELVKRYAESEELFFDQFAKSMVKMGNISPLTGRRGEIRTNCRKMSSS